One genomic region from Magnetococcales bacterium encodes:
- a CDS encoding ribosome maturation factor RimP, with product MYTKSAAAGFFFENAGFFQGCRILSTGAGGAMSGVVERVFQVAEEIAVSAGCEVVDVEYTKDGRDWVLRLSVDRPSGVDLELCATVSSRLSGALDTHDVVPGSYRLEVSSPGLTRPLRKREDYIRFKDHLVVLRTFRPLGEDAGRRKSFRGMLRGMDGSDILLEMDGDADQAPSVRIPFDLISKANLEVDF from the coding sequence TTGTACACGAAGTCGGCTGCTGCCGGCTTTTTTTTTGAGAATGCAGGGTTTTTCCAGGGTTGCCGGATCCTGTCGACAGGGGCGGGTGGAGCGATGTCGGGTGTGGTGGAACGGGTTTTCCAGGTGGCGGAAGAGATTGCCGTGAGTGCGGGCTGCGAAGTGGTGGATGTGGAGTACACCAAGGATGGCCGGGATTGGGTTTTGCGTCTGAGCGTGGACCGCCCTTCCGGCGTGGATCTGGAGCTGTGCGCCACCGTCAGCAGTCGTCTCTCCGGTGCGTTGGATACCCATGATGTCGTACCCGGAAGTTATCGGTTGGAGGTCTCCTCGCCGGGCTTGACGCGGCCCTTGCGCAAGCGTGAGGATTATATTCGGTTCAAGGATCACTTGGTCGTGCTGCGCACCTTTCGCCCTTTGGGGGAGGATGCTGGCAGGCGCAAGTCGTTTCGGGGCATGTTGCGGGGGATGGACGGGAGTGACATCCTTCTGGAAATGGATGGTGACGCCGATCAGGCGCCAAGTGTGCGCATACCGTTTGACCTGATCAGCAAGGCCAATTTGGAAGTCGATTTTTAG
- the nusA gene encoding transcription termination/antitermination protein NusA yields MAGEIMQVVEQVAREKGIDRQIVVDAMETAILTASRKRYGAHKNIQAHFDNRTGEFVLSQLREVVETADQVDDADLRIALDDARKLNPGAKLGDFIAETLPAIEFGRIAAQTAKQVIVQKVREAERERIFQEYADRKGQLVNGLVKRVERNNIYVDLGRTSAFLPHEEQLPREHYRPGDRIRAYIYDVRDATRGPQVILSRTHPEMVTRLFEMEVPEIYDGLVEIRAVARDPGYRSKIAVRSNDAHVDPVGACVGMRGSRVQGVVTELQGERIDIIEWNADPAVFVCNALAPAEVSKVVMDEEEKSIKVVVNEDQLSLAIGRRGQNVRLASDLTGWRIDIITEQEEMNSRAEEFHELAKGFMTTLDIDEDVAGALIQEGFTTSEEVAYIPLEELASIEGFDEEIAKELRNRARDQLLQQALKTEERKVELEIDPRLSKLEAMPEGMIVPLAEKGIRDLDALADLSTDEFLELVTDTKMAQNEIEALILEARQVAGWFDEGETTRQKPKGTGGKKTR; encoded by the coding sequence ATGGCAGGGGAAATCATGCAGGTTGTGGAACAGGTCGCCCGGGAAAAAGGGATCGACCGGCAGATTGTCGTCGACGCGATGGAGACGGCCATATTGACCGCTTCGCGCAAGAGGTATGGCGCCCACAAGAATATCCAGGCACACTTTGACAATCGAACCGGTGAATTTGTCCTGAGTCAGTTGCGGGAGGTGGTGGAGACGGCTGACCAGGTGGATGACGCCGACCTCAGAATTGCCTTGGATGACGCCAGGAAGTTGAATCCCGGCGCCAAATTGGGTGATTTCATCGCCGAGACGTTGCCCGCCATCGAGTTTGGCCGCATCGCCGCCCAGACTGCCAAACAGGTGATCGTCCAGAAGGTGCGCGAAGCGGAACGGGAGCGCATATTCCAGGAGTATGCGGATCGTAAGGGGCAACTGGTCAACGGCCTGGTCAAACGGGTGGAACGCAACAATATCTACGTGGATCTTGGCCGGACTTCAGCCTTTCTGCCCCATGAGGAGCAGTTGCCTCGTGAACACTATCGTCCGGGGGATCGTATCCGGGCCTACATTTACGATGTTCGGGATGCCACCCGGGGGCCACAGGTGATTCTCTCTCGCACCCATCCGGAGATGGTCACCCGCCTGTTTGAGATGGAAGTGCCGGAGATTTATGACGGACTCGTGGAGATCCGTGCGGTGGCGCGTGATCCGGGCTATCGCAGCAAGATTGCCGTGCGTTCCAACGATGCCCATGTGGATCCGGTCGGGGCCTGTGTCGGCATGCGTGGCTCCCGCGTGCAGGGGGTTGTCACCGAGTTGCAGGGCGAACGGATCGACATCATCGAATGGAATGCCGACCCGGCAGTTTTTGTCTGCAATGCTCTGGCGCCGGCGGAAGTCTCCAAGGTGGTGATGGACGAAGAGGAGAAGAGCATCAAGGTGGTGGTCAACGAAGATCAGCTCTCCCTGGCCATTGGTCGGCGTGGACAGAATGTTCGTCTCGCTTCCGACCTGACCGGGTGGCGCATCGATATCATCACCGAGCAGGAGGAGATGAACAGCCGGGCCGAAGAGTTCCATGAGCTGGCCAAAGGGTTCATGACCACTTTGGATATTGATGAGGATGTTGCCGGGGCCTTGATCCAGGAGGGGTTTACCACCAGCGAAGAGGTGGCCTACATCCCGCTTGAGGAGTTGGCCAGCATCGAAGGATTTGATGAGGAGATCGCCAAGGAGTTGCGCAACCGCGCCCGGGATCAACTCTTGCAACAGGCCCTGAAAACCGAGGAGCGCAAAGTGGAACTGGAGATTGACCCGAGGCTGTCGAAGCTCGAAGCCATGCCGGAGGGGATGATTGTTCCGCTGGCCGAAAAGGGCATACGCGATCTGGATGCCCTGGCTGACTTGAGTACCGACGAATTTTTGGAGTTGGTGACCGATACCAAAATGGCCCAAAATGAGATCGAGGCCCTGATTCTTGAAGCGCGGCAAGTGGCAGGATGGTTCGATGAAGGCGAAACGACCAGGCAGAAACCAAAAGGGACAGGAGGGAAAAAAACCAGATAG